In the genome of Microcoleus vaginatus PCC 9802, the window CCAACTTGGCGGACAGTGGAAGCGCTCGAAATCTCCGCTTCGCCTCTACGAAACCATAGCGGCTATTTCCCATCACGATGATTTGGAGAAAGAGTGGGAAGAAAATATTTTGACTGAAGCGGGCGCGCCCTTTGATTTTACCTTGCAGACGGAAACTTCTCTGCCGAAAATTAAAGCCATGGCGCAGAATGCCCTATATCGCGGTAGGTGGGTAGCAATGCTGATTTCTATGCACATGAGCTTTCTCAATGAAGGAAAGCGGGGAGAGTCGAAGGAACTCGACGAGTTTTTGGACGAGCAACTGGAAAATCAAAAAAAATGGCGCAAAGACTTGCAAATTTCCGAGGAAGATGCTAAGGCAGCTTATGCTTTTTTCCAGTGGTGCGATCGGCTATCATTAATTCTTTGCAGCCGCGAGTTACCCGCCGGAGAACGAGCTTTAGAAATTAGTGTCGGCCCGGACGGCAAGCGCTACGATATTGTACAGCACAGCAACGAACTCGTGACTGTAACTCCTTGGCCTTTTGAAGAAGATAAGTTTACGGTGAACGTCGAAGCGTGCCTTTTGGATAAAGTCAAGTTCGACAGCAACAAGGAAATCAAGGAAGCGTTGCACAAAGCTCCCCGCGAAGTCTTAGAGTGGACTTTTGTGAAGTCTTAATTAAAGCTCTACCACAAATACTGCACCGTTCTAGGTTTGTAGCGAGAACTTCAGTTTAATCGAGTTTGATGAGAACTGAAGTTCTCACTACAAACCAATTTGATTGTTGGCGATTTACCGGACATAATATTATCAATGAGTCCTTACCAATTACCCATTACCAATTACCAAATATGGAACGTTCAGCTTGCCTAATTTTCAATCCCGTCGCTGGCCACAGCGACCCCGACCAAGACTTAGCTAGAATTCAGGAACTTTTAGAGCCTTTTATTGACTTAGACATTCGGCTGACAACCCCAGAATTAGACGCGGATCAAATCGCCCGCGAAGCTGTTGCTAGGGGAGTTGAGGCAATTATTGCTTGCGGGGGCGACGGCACATTATCTGCTGTTGCTGGGGCAATTGTCAGCACAAATATTCCTTTAGGAATTATTTCGCGGGGAACTGCTAATGCTTTTGCTAATGCTTTAGACATTCCGAATACAATTGAAGCCGCCTGCGAAAATATTTTGGGAGGGTTGACGCGGGTGGTGGATGCGGCGACTTGCAACGGTGAAATGCCGATGGTTTTGTTAGCTGGAGTGGGCTTTGAGGCAGAAACTGTCGAACTAGCCGATCGCGAAATGAAGAATCGCTGGGGAATGCTGGCTTACATTCTATCAGGAATTAAACAGTTAAACAATTTAGAAAGATTTGAAGCGGAAATCGAAACCGAAGATAGAATTATCAGCCTTACTGCTGTGGCGGTGACAGTGGCGAATGCAGCGCCACCTACTTCCATTTTAGCTCAAGGCCCGGCAGGGATTATTTTTGATGACGGCTTGCTGGACGTAACGCTGGTGGCGCCTCAGAATAAAGCTGGGGCGATCGCAGCTTCTTATCACCTATTGCAAACAGCTTTGAGCGGCAATCCTACAGATCGCGACGACATCGGTTATTTGCGGGCAAAAAAAGTAACAATTAGTGCCGAGCCGCCTCAAAAAGTGGTTGTAGACGGCGAAATCATCGGCATGACTCCGGTTTGTATTGAGTGTGTTCCGGGGGGTTTAACTATTTTTGTACCGCGAGTTGAAGAAGAGCAAGCGGTGGAAAAACTCACCGGTTTAGCGGACATCGAAATTACATTGAAACCCGTAACTTAAAATTTTTAGCGACACAAACAAAAAGAAAGACCGCCTGGGCGGTCTTTCTTTTTTAGGCGTCTAAAATTTGGCGAATGCGGCGCTCCAAACGTTCGAGATCGAGTCCACCTTCATCACGGCTGATGCGGCGCACGGTGACGTTAACATTGCTCAAATCTGCCAGCAAATCTTGCAGAATCTCTTGTTGCTGCCGAGCTTGAGTTATTTCGCGCGGTTCCTGCACCAAATCGCGAACAATTGTATCTTCCGCGCGCGACGCAACGATCGGGTCTGCTTCGCCGTCTACGTGCACGAAAGTGCGCCGACCAGGCCCCCGTTCTTCTTCAATTGGTATTACTGCTGTTACTCGATCGGAGCGTACATATTTGCCAAATCCCAGGTGGACTAAGACAGAAGATTGTATTTTCATAGATAGCAAGTTTTATTTGTTAGTTATCTATATTTTAACTCGGCTTTATCGGCTATAACAAGTAATGATAAAGCGGGTTTTACCCCTATCTTGAAGAGTTTTTACTGCGATTAAAAATTGTCATTTCTCAGGTAATGTGCTAAGCTTTTAGTGGAATATAACCACCTAAAAAAAAATTAGAACTATTTTTTAGTAAGAACGTCCGTCCTGATTCCCCAAACTTTGAGGCCGGACGTTTTTACTGCAAACGTAGAAAGGCAGAGCCTAGAAAGGAGGAAATAACGTAGCCTACTGACTAAACTGTTGAGCGTAGTAGCCAGCATAGCGAGATCCCTTTTCCAGCAACTCCTCGTGCGTCCCAGATTCCACAATTCTGCCTTTTTCCAACACTAAAATGCGATCGGCTCTCCGCACAGTAGCCAAGCGGTGCGCGATAATAAACACCGTGCGATCGCGCATCAATCTTTCCAGCGCTTCTTGCACTAAACCTTCGGATTCCGAATCCAGCGCCGATGTCGCTTCATCCAAAATCAATATTCTGGGATCAAGCAAAACTGCACGGGCGATCGCAATTCTTTGTTTCTGTCCCCCAGATAAATTTACACCCCTTTCTCCTACCCAAGTTTGATAGCCGTCGGGAAACTCACTAATGAATTGATGAGCGTTAGCAATCTCCGCAGCTTTTTGAACATCTTTCAGTTCATAATAAGATCGCCCAAAAGCGATATTTTGAGCAATTGTACCCGAAAATAAAATCGTTTCTTGCGGTACAATTCCGATTTGCCTCCGCAAAGTATTTAAGGTGACATCTTGAATATCAATCCCGTCAATTAAAATCTGTCCCGCTTGCGGATCGTAAAATCTGGGTAGCAAATTTACTAAAGTAGTTTTACCCGCACCGGATGCACCCACGAGAGCAATCATCTCTCCGGGCAGCACTAACAAACTCATGTTTTGCAGAATCGGTGTCTCCGAGTTATAGGCAAAATTAATATTGCGGTATTCGACTTTTCCGCTAACGTGGGGAAGTTCAATGGCACCCGATTTTTCGACTACAGCGGGTTCAATTGCTAATAATTCAAAAATGCGATCGCTAGAAGCTTCTCCCTGCTTAAAATCTCCGTAATTAGCAGTTGTGATAGCAATGGGGTCAATTAAAAGTGCCACCCCTGCGATATAACTTATAAATTGAGTACCTGTGAGATTTCCTTGAGAAATTTGCCAACCTCCCAGGAAAAAGAGCAAAATCACGCTCATCGCTTCCAGAAAGCCAACTACAACGAACTGAAGTGCTTTTACTCTTTCTGACAGATACTTAGCGCGGCGGTTTTGTTCTGCTTCTTCTGCAAAGCGGGCAATTTCGTAGTCTTCAGCCACAAATGCTTTGATTAAACGAATGCCGCTGAATACTTCTGTCAGCAAAGCGGATAAATCAGAGATGCGATTTTGACTTTGCCGCGAGTAACTTAGCAGTCTTTCGCCAAACCAGCCAATTAAAATAGCCATCAGTGGTGCAATAATTAATGCACCTAGAGTTAATTGCCAGTTGAGATAAATCATATATCCCAGGACGGCAATTAGCTGCAAAACACAAGGAATAAACTGATGAAAAAATTTATTTACAACTTCGCCAATGCGGTCAATATCTTCGGTGAGGCG includes:
- a CDS encoding DUF3891 family protein, producing the protein MIANLTATGWEIIYHRAHALLAAQLGGQWKRSKSPLRLYETIAAISHHDDLEKEWEENILTEAGAPFDFTLQTETSLPKIKAMAQNALYRGRWVAMLISMHMSFLNEGKRGESKELDEFLDEQLENQKKWRKDLQISEEDAKAAYAFFQWCDRLSLILCSRELPAGERALEISVGPDGKRYDIVQHSNELVTVTPWPFEEDKFTVNVEACLLDKVKFDSNKEIKEALHKAPREVLEWTFVKS
- a CDS encoding YegS/Rv2252/BmrU family lipid kinase; amino-acid sequence: MERSACLIFNPVAGHSDPDQDLARIQELLEPFIDLDIRLTTPELDADQIAREAVARGVEAIIACGGDGTLSAVAGAIVSTNIPLGIISRGTANAFANALDIPNTIEAACENILGGLTRVVDAATCNGEMPMVLLAGVGFEAETVELADREMKNRWGMLAYILSGIKQLNNLERFEAEIETEDRIISLTAVAVTVANAAPPTSILAQGPAGIIFDDGLLDVTLVAPQNKAGAIAASYHLLQTALSGNPTDRDDIGYLRAKKVTISAEPPQKVVVDGEIIGMTPVCIECVPGGLTIFVPRVEEEQAVEKLTGLADIEITLKPVT
- a CDS encoding ABC transporter ATP-binding protein, producing the protein MKTRSTYWQILPYLRPQKQTIGKALACTVVFTIFWPIIAWLVGETAKFIGKGDLKGFAQIAALSAIIFLIRGTAQYGQDTLMAKAALTIALEIRKKVYSHLQKLNIGYFETAKTGDLSYRLTEDIDRIGEVVNKFFHQFIPCVLQLIAVLGYMIYLNWQLTLGALIIAPLMAILIGWFGERLLSYSRQSQNRISDLSALLTEVFSGIRLIKAFVAEDYEIARFAEEAEQNRRAKYLSERVKALQFVVVGFLEAMSVILLFFLGGWQISQGNLTGTQFISYIAGVALLIDPIAITTANYGDFKQGEASSDRIFELLAIEPAVVEKSGAIELPHVSGKVEYRNINFAYNSETPILQNMSLLVLPGEMIALVGASGAGKTTLVNLLPRFYDPQAGQILIDGIDIQDVTLNTLRRQIGIVPQETILFSGTIAQNIAFGRSYYELKDVQKAAEIANAHQFISEFPDGYQTWVGERGVNLSGGQKQRIAIARAVLLDPRILILDEATSALDSESEGLVQEALERLMRDRTVFIIAHRLATVRRADRILVLEKGRIVESGTHEELLEKGSRYAGYYAQQFSQ